A genome region from Macrobrachium rosenbergii isolate ZJJX-2024 chromosome 42, ASM4041242v1, whole genome shotgun sequence includes the following:
- the LOC136827703 gene encoding crustacyanin-C1 subunit-like: MNALLNLLLSCLLVAGGNAFRKPNIPDYVVSGTCPVIDEKQLWALQKPRLFQMEGVWYQHSNTPMEFQPIDKCVQIKYDWDGEGFITAANGLSRSGVEMKTEGRLYPMAHEEPRLEISAQHSIPSPLVILDTDFFNYACLYSCMELGGSYMTDMGFVYSRKPQLHQAYQGICDEAFRKIGVDLKRFARTYQGDTCSYLENPP; the protein is encoded by the exons ATGAACGCCCTCCTCAACCTGCTCCTCTCCTGCCTTCTTGTGGCTGGAGGGAACGCATTCCGAAAACCCAACATTCCGGATTATGTGGTTTCTGGAACTTGTCCTGTAATCGACGAGAAACAGCTGTGGGCCCTGCAAAAGCCGCGACTTTTCCAG atggAAGGAGTTTGGTATCAACATTCAAACACTCCTATGGAGTTCCAGCCCATTGACAAATGTGTCCAGATCAAATACGACTGGG ACGGAGAGGGCTTTATCACAGCTGCCAATGGTCTGAGTCGGAGTGGAGTCGAGATGAAGACCGAGGGACGACTGTACCCCATGGCTCATGAGGAGCCACGCCTGGAGATCAGTGCACAGCATT CCATTCCATCGCCGCTGGTCATCCTCGACACCGACTTCTTCAACTACGCCTGCCTCTACTCCTGCATGGAATTGGGTGGCAGCTACATGACCGACATGGGGTTCGTCTACTCTCGCAAGCCGCAGCTGCACCAGGCCTACCAGGGGATTTGCGACGAGGCCTTCAGGAAGATTGGCGTAGACCTGAAGCGGTTCGCTAGGACCTACCAAGGAGACACCTGCTCATATCTCGAAAACCCACCATAA
- the LOC136827704 gene encoding crustacyanin-C1 subunit-like, with protein sequence MKTPVRVLVAVLAVVDAVAAATEDFVVPGSCPLVDEASLWARHRPNLWQMDGFWYHHSHTPTPYNPIVNCTQMRLEYIGGSFRTEATGIDEDNAFMKTTGMIYEAAGGKPHLTIAHEKSRPAPLVILDSDYENFACLYSCQDFGGKYYGDFGFLYSRTPKMDPTYVKICQDTFKKIGIDINTFKKTYQGDDCPHTSKKKLQ encoded by the exons ATGAAGACTCCTGTGCGTGTCCTCGTTGCCGTTCTTGCAGTGGTCGACGCAGTAGCTGCCGCGACCGAGGATTTCGTGGTTCCAGGAAGTTGCCCGCTTGTAGATGAAGCGTCCCTTTGGGCTAGACACAGACCAAATCTCTGGCAG ATGGATGGATTTTGGTATCACCATTCTCACACACCGACGCCATATAATCCCATCGTAAACTGCACCCAGATGAGATTGGAGTATA TTGGAGGTTCATTTCGAACTGAAGCCACCGGTATCGACGAAGATAATGCCTTCATGAAGACAACGGGAATGATCTACGAAGCGGCTGGTGGTAAGCCCCACCTCACAATCGCCCACGAAAAAT CGCGACCAGCTCCTTTGGTCATCCTCGATTCGGACTACGAGAATTTCGCTTGTCTTTATTCCTGCCAAGACTTCGGAGGGAAATATTACGGTGACTTTGGATTCCTTTACTCCCGAACCCCCAAAATGGACCCCACATACGTCAAAATCTGCCAGGATACCTTCAAGAAAATTGGTATAGACATCAATACCTTCAAGAAGACTTACCAAGGAGACGATTGTCCACACACCAGCAAAAAGAAACTCCAGTAA